In one window of Desulfurella amilsii DNA:
- a CDS encoding enoyl-CoA hydratase/isomerase family protein: protein MTRILTDKKDDIAYIIMNNKENRHDIVFANEFLETLDACISDQTTKSIIITSNDEKNFSQGIDVEWIKTNLKEKNYNIIKEFLYKMNKVFKKIIFSCVPTIAQINGHAFGNGALLGLACDFRFARQDRGFFCFPEVDVGIPFLPSMIEYSKKAINYQYYQEIVFTGKRCTADELEKQGVIVKSGANVEELEGITFDFAKTLDKNRVIYQKLKDRIFANIKEAFEKDKHYIETLDIFA, encoded by the coding sequence ATGACTCGAATATTAACAGACAAAAAAGACGATATAGCCTATATCATTATGAATAATAAAGAAAACAGGCATGATATAGTATTTGCAAATGAATTTTTGGAAACTCTAGATGCCTGTATTTCAGATCAAACCACTAAGTCAATAATAATAACATCAAATGATGAAAAAAATTTTTCTCAAGGCATAGATGTCGAATGGATAAAAACAAATCTAAAAGAAAAAAATTACAACATAATCAAAGAATTTTTGTACAAAATGAACAAGGTTTTCAAAAAAATCATATTTTCATGCGTGCCAACAATTGCACAGATCAATGGCCACGCATTTGGAAATGGCGCACTGTTGGGATTAGCGTGTGATTTTCGGTTTGCAAGGCAGGATAGAGGTTTTTTTTGTTTTCCAGAGGTTGATGTAGGCATACCATTTTTACCTTCGATGATTGAATATTCTAAAAAAGCTATAAATTACCAATACTATCAAGAAATCGTATTTACGGGCAAGCGTTGTACTGCAGACGAACTCGAAAAACAAGGCGTAATAGTAAAATCTGGCGCTAACGTGGAAGAATTAGAGGGCATTACATTTGATTTTGCCAAAACATTAGATAAAAACAGAGTCATTTATCAAAAATTAAAAGATAGGATTTTTGCAAATATTAAGGAGGCATTTGAAAAAGATAAACATTATATTGAAACGTTAGATATTTTTGCTTAA